A region of Schistosoma mansoni strain Puerto Rico chromosome 1, complete genome DNA encodes the following proteins:
- a CDS encoding MEG-1 family: MANRDLILTPYQVFILPCFILIFWSLFLIVFKSDETVNHIKDIDWLILTKGGKLNRTWFVFNETKEICSCLTDFIKCIFREINIDKDYLCTYPTNFSHGLITYCTKSNDERDLLSYEEDHIALYVIQPTNHCQRYEGSSEFGISKTRKRMSFLLR, translated from the exons atGGCTAACAGGGATTTGATATTGACTCCATATCAAGTGTTTATATTACCATGTTTTATCCTTATTTTCTGGTCTCTATTTTTGATAGTCTTCAAAAGTGATG AAACAGTCAATCATATA AAAGATATAGATTGGCTTATTCTTACCAAAGGGGGAAAA ttAAATCGAACTTGGTTTGTGTTTAATGAAACGAAAGAAATATGTTCATGT TTAACTGATTTTATAAAA TGTATTTTTCGTGAAATT AACATAGACAAAGATTACTTG TGTACATATCCCACTAATTTT AGTCATGGTCTAATAACTTAC TGTACTAAATCAAAT GATGAGAGGGATCTCCTTTCA TATGAAGAAGACCACATTGCA CTTTACGTAATACAACCCACAAATCACTGCCAACGTTATGAAGGATCTTCA GAGTTTGGTATCTCAAAAACCCGAAAAAGAATGTCCTTTTTGCTTCGA TGA